A genomic segment from Daphnia carinata strain CSIRO-1 chromosome 1, CSIRO_AGI_Dcar_HiC_V3, whole genome shotgun sequence encodes:
- the LOC130692044 gene encoding serine/threonine-protein kinase/endoribonuclease IRE1-like, whose translation MARWKLFWFVSFIVYHHYQVGCENQSARLLDEDPIDTSREVLGSKFIRDDLLVLVSTLEGNLIAINKRTGIVKWMLEDEPVIKLSKELSKTFNLLPDPKDGSLYMLGNSGTEALTKLPFTIPELVSASPSQSSDGMLYMGKKLDTWFVIDPLTGEKQEVLSFQGLEAACPRNKPLGPSIFIGRTEYSLILLDSRTRERHWNVTYFDYTSSTLGQQDPQEYDLAHFTTSSTGKILTLDRHSGDLLWQNDFNSPIVGMYSLIHDISNPYDSIGLMPIPFTSLSTDTLKNLASKLRETSEQDRRITGDTKLFQALYIGQYKHGLYAFPSLVDDRTTFVASQTGRLLLEGPDRSTDATETSTSSTVKSPISVNLRLPSEMKIGWADHDNTFNNAKPPLTLFGHYKVPESGRLNAALQIAEEDHAKGDPDPTDEKRLDGETVDNMAFSSLFGFSVLYGLAAFAPILVVFAFSLGVFKGSVWKSFEKENQRDASFSPKQENIQFSTAVELKNGFVQVGKMLFNPVEILGKGCDGTFVYKGLYDSRDVAVKRLLPECFMVADREVALLRESDAHPNVIRYFCTEQDRQFKYIALELCEATLQDYVEGRYASIPIDGVTILRHATAGLAHLHSLDIVHRDIKPPNVLISTPNAKGEIRAMISDFGLCKKLKIGRMSFSRRSGVAGTEGWIAPEMMLDENAKRTTCAVDIFSLGLVYFYVLSKGQHPFGDVLRRQANILAGEYDLSVLLYNVSAHTLIEKMLSIDPLERPPARAILKHPIFWAKEKVLAFFQDVSDRVEKDSTESAVLQSLERAAHDVVRGSWRTHLEDVVMEDLRRHRTYQGRSVRDLLRALRNKKNHYREVSEEVRRVMGRNPEEYCDYWTSRFPKLLMHSWYAMHCVKNEHIFSRYYDKQYDFIQKYIVWPTPKPKTDFHRALETAFPVYDPLFPKAKLLSEPAVATKVDDDDNVPESWDMEIEEPGNAGTPCKETESADKADTEEVKEAQLAHANQETHMSTNLIATDEVPLHEKDTDDNIVLSPGGQWGLLNDRTSNVLRAQGREAADFAPRVAAWSLPTRSQQWEFSEITHHGRKKQKSLQRKKKKKVGE comes from the exons ATGGCTCGTTGGAAATTGTTTTGGTTCGTTTCGTTCATTGTTTACCACCATTACCAAGTGGGTTGTGAGAACCAAAGTGCACGGCTCTTAGATGAAGATCCCATAGATACATCACGAGAAGTTTTAGGATCAAAGTTTATACGAGACGATCTTTTGGTGTTAGTGTCAACATTGGAAGGGAACCTAATAGCCATTAACAAACGAACTGGAATTGTGAAGTGGATGTTGGAAGATGAACCTGTCATCAAGCTCTCTAAAGAACTCTCGAAAACATTTAATCTGTTACCTGATCCAAAAGATGGCTCCCTTTATATGTTGGGAAATAGTGGCACTGAAGCCTTAACAAAGTTACCATTTACCATTCCAGAACTTGTTTCAGCTAGTCCATCTCAAAGTAGTGATGGAATGTTGTATATGGGGAAAAAGTTAGACACATGGTTTGTGATTGATCCACTTACTGGAGAAAAACAGGaagttttaagttttcagGGCTTAGAAGCTGCTTGTCCTCGCAATAAACCCTTGGGGCCTTCCATTTTTATAGGAAGAACAGAGTATTCTTTGATTTTATTAGACAGTAGGACTAGGGAAAGACACTGGAATGTAACATACTTTGATTACACATCATCAACTCTTGGACAACAAGATCCCCAGGAATATGATTTGGCTCATTTTACCACCAGCTCAACAGGAAAAATTCTTACTCTAGACAGACACTCTGGGGACTTGCTTTGGCAAAACGACTTTAATAGCCCAATAGTAGGAATGTATAGCTTAATTCATGACATTTCAAACCCGTATGATAGTATTGGGCTCATGCCGATACCTTTTACCAGTCTCTCGACCGACACCTTAAAAAACCTTGCATCGAAGCTCAGAGAAACGTCAGAACAGGATCGAAGAATTACCGGGGACACCAAACTTTt CCAGGCCTTATATATTGGGCAATATAAACATGGCTTGTATGCCTTTCCATCACTAGTAGACGACCGCACCACGTTTGTCGCTTCACAAACTGGACGACTTCTCCTAGAGGGACCAGATCGGTCCACCGACGCGACCGAAACATCAACCTCATCTACAGTCAAGAGTCCTATAAGTGTCAATCTCCGATTGCCATCTGAAATGAAAATCGGTTGGGCAGATCACGACAACACATTCAACAACGCCAAACCACCCTTAACGCTTTTCG gacATTACAAAGTTCCAGAATCTGGACGTTTGAATGCTGCACTGCAGATAGCGGAAGAAGACCACGCGAAAGGTGATCCAGATCCTACTGATGAGAAGCGCCTTGACGGAGAAACAGTTGACAATATGGCGTTCTCCAGTCTATTTGGATTTAGTGTTCTATACGGACTTGCAGCATTTGCTCCTATCCTTGTCGTATTTGCATTTTCTCTTGGCGTGTTTAAAGGAAGCGTCTGGAAAtcctttgaaaaagaaaatcaacgaGACGCCTCATTCAGCCCAAAACAGGAGAACATTCAATTTTCTACAGCAGTGGAACTGAAAAATGGCTTTGTTCAG GTTGGAAAGATGTTATTCAACCCGGTCGAGATCTTAGGAAAGGGCTGCGATGGAACTTTCGTGTACAAAGGGCTCTACGACAGTCGTGATGTAGCAGTCAAGCGATTGTTACCTGAATGTTTCATGGTAGCGGATCGTGAGGTTGCTCTTCTTCGTGAGTCAGACGCCCATCCCAACGTTATCCGTTATTTTTGTACTGAACAAGATAGGCAATTCAA GTACATAGCGCTGGAATTGTGCGAAGCCACGTTGCAAGACTACGTAGAAGGACGCTATGCTTCTATACCAATTGATGGGGTTACTATCCTCCGACATGCGACGGCCGGATTGGCACACTTGCATTCTCTTGATATCGTTCATAGAGACATCAAG CCCCCAAACGTTCTGATATCTACCCCCAACGCCAAAGGAGAAATCAGGGCCATGATTTCCGATTTTGGTTTGtgcaaaaaactgaaaatcgGCAGAATGTCTTTCTCAAGACGTTCTGGTGTGGCCGGCACGGAAGGATGGATCGCGCCAGAAATGATGCTAGATGAAAATGCTAAACGAACTACCTGTGCTGTCGACATTTTCTCCTTGGGTTTAGTCTATTTCTACGTTTTGTCCAAAG GTCAACATCCTTTTGGCGACGTACTTCGAAGGCAAGCAAACATCCTTGCTGGCGAGTATGATCTTAGTGTTCTGCTATATAACGTCTCCGCACATACCCTTATTGAAAAAATGCTGAGCATTGACCCGTTAGAGCGCCCTCCGGCTCGCGCAATTTTAAAGCACCCGATCTTCTGggcaaaagagaaagttttggcatttttccaaGATGTTTCAGATAGGGTAGAGAAAGACTCAACCGAGAGTGCCGTTCTGCAAAGTTTAGAACGAGCAGCCCATGACGTAGTACGCGGTAGCTGGAGAACCCATTTAGAAGATGTTGTCATGGAAGATCTGCGGAGGCATCGTACCTATCAAGGGAGGTCAGTCAGAGACCTGTTGCGAGCTTTGCGAAATAAG AAAAACCATTACCGCGAAGTATCCGAAGAAGTCCGAAGAGTTATGGGTCGAAATCCAGAAGAATATTGTGACTATTGGACCAGTCGTTTTCCAAAACTCCTGATGCATTCTTGGTACGCAATGCACTGCGTGAAAAACGAACATATTTTCTCCCGCTATTACGACAAACAGTATGATTTCATTCAG AAATACATCGTCTGGCCAACTCCAAAACCGAAAACCGACTTCCACCGGGCATTGGAGACCGCTTTCCCCGTATACGATCCATTGTTTCCTAAAGCGAAATTGCTATCTGAGCCAGCCGTCGCTACAAAAGTGGATGACGATGACAATGTCCCTGAAAGCTGGGATATGGAGATAGAGGAGCCAGGAAACGCAGGCACTCCATGCAAAGAAACAGAAAGTGCTGACAAGGCTGATACCGAGGAAGTTAAAGAAGCTCAATTAGCGCATGCTAACCAAGAGACGCACATGTCTACGAATTTGATAGCAACCGACGAGGTTCCTTTACATGAAAAGGATACCGATGATAATATTGTGTTAAGTCCTGGTGGACAATGGGGCTTGTTAAACGATCGCACAAGTAACGTTTTGCGGGCTCAAGGTAGAGAGGCCGCAGACTTTGCCCCTCGAGTCGCTGCATGGAGCTTACCTACACGTAGCCAGCAATGGGAGTTTAGTGAAATTACTCATCACGgcaggaaaaagcaaaagtcACTAcaacggaagaagaaaaagaaagtaggTGAATAA
- the LOC130692049 gene encoding putative fatty acyl-CoA reductase CG5065 has product MAESNIVKFYEDRSIFITGATGFMGKVLVEKLLRSCPGINRLYILMRPSKGKEVTVRLKELISNQVFDSLRREQSNMLEKIVAVTGDVTREGFGLSPSDLNLLIENVSIVFNLAATVRFDEELKDALQMNVKGPRYLLNICRKMKHLEAFVHVSTAFSVVDRPEIDEVIYPSTMDPVKLAEFIDEADASLLNGITKELVGPYPNTYTYTKKLAEQILEKECGTVPLAIVRPSIVTAALREPFPGWIDNLNGPTGLIAGGGKGFIRVFKAESPDLITDLIPVDLSINLMIAVAWHTATHRPANSSVYFSSTSYDNPITFGQFETFTTFAWRKYPTKDMLWYPTSEITNKNWYYQLNVLLYHIMPAVLVDCYARFMGQRANRVRLYKKAFRALSAFDFFFSKQWKFISKNSDGIWSTLSAKDRKIFYFNVREINWLAYFETYILGTRRFILKDDISTLPEAKKNVTKLYLLRNCVHMVFFAASILGFSAVFNFFKFLLRGRTIAISDL; this is encoded by the exons aTGGCCGAATCTAACATCGTCAAGTTTTACGAAGATCGCTCAATTTTTATCACGGGTGCAACAGGGTTTATGGGAAAAGTTCTTGTGGAAAAACTACTTCGATCATGTCCAGGTATCAACCGACTCTATATTTTGATGAGGCCATCCAAGGGCAAAGAAGTTACCGTTCGCCTAAAGGAGCTCATAAGCAACCAG GTGTTTGATTCACTTCGAAGAGAGCAATCCAATATGCTCGAAAAAATCGTGGCCGTAACAGGAGACGTGACTCGAGAAGGCTTTGGATTATCGCCATCTGATTTGAATTTGCTCATTGAAAATGTTTCCATAGTCTTTAATTTGGCCGCAACAGTAAGGTTTGACGAAGAGCTCAAGGATGCCCTTCAAATGAACGTCAAAGGCCCCAGGTACCTTCTCAATATTTGCCGCAAGATGAAACACCTAGAG GCTTTTGTCCACGTCTCGACGGCCTTCAGCGTCGTCGACCGACCAGAAATTGACGAAGTAATTTATCCATCTACGATGGATCCCGTCAAATTAGCCGAATTCATCGACGAGGCCGATGCTTCACTTCTTAATGGCATTACCAAAGA ACTTGTTGGCCCATATCCAAACACCTATACCTACACCAAAAAGTTAGCcgaacaaattttggaaaaagaatgtGGTACCGTTCCACTGGCAATAGTTCGACCGTCCATCGTCACTGCAGCTCTTAGAGAGCCGTTTCCTGGTTGGATAGATAACTTAAATGGTCCAACAGGATTGATTGCTGGTGGAGGAAAGGGATTTATTCGAGTATTTAAAGCTGAGAGCCCTGACCTTATAACTGACCTCATTCCCGTCGATTTGTCAATCAACCTTATGATTGCAGTAGCATGGCATACAGCCACGCATCG ACCAGCGAATTCATCAGTCTACTTTAGTTCAACCAGTTACGACAATCCTATTACTTTTGGCCAGTTTGAGACCTTTACTACGTTCGCCTGGAGAAAATATCCAACTAAAGATATGCTCTGGTATCCG ACATCGGAGATCACAAATAAGAACTGGTATTATCAGCTCAATGTTCTGCTCTATCATATTATGCCTGCCGTTTTAGTTGACTGTTATGCCAGATTTATGGGCCAGCGTGCAAACAGG gttcGCTTGTACAAAAAAGCTTTTCGCGCACTATCCGccttcgattttttctttagtaaACAGTGGAAATTCATAAGTAAGAACTCGGATGGAATTTGGTCAACATTGTCGGCGAAAGATcgcaaaatattttattttaatgttcGTGAAATTAACTGGCTTGCGTACTTCGAAACCTACATTTTGGGAACTCGTCGATTTATTCTCAAAGATGACATCAGTACTCTACcagaagcaaagaaaaatgtgacAAA GTTGTATTTACTACGGAACTGCGTACATATGGTCTTTTTTGCAGCTTCTATCCTGGGTTTTTCAgctgttttcaattttttcaagttCCTTCTGCGCGGGCGAACCATTGCAATAAGTGATTTGTAA